A part of Caretta caretta isolate rCarCar2 chromosome 1, rCarCar1.hap1, whole genome shotgun sequence genomic DNA contains:
- the LOC142068830 gene encoding uncharacterized protein LOC142068830 — protein MQSSSAEVTMMEFQNRKRAPAWTEREVRDLIAVWGEESVLSELRSSFRNAKTFVKISQGMKDRGHTRDPKQCRVKLKELRQAYQKTREANGRSGSEPQTCRFYDELRAILGGSATTTPAMLFDSFNGDGGNMEAGFGDEEDDDDDDDDEVVDSSQQASRETGFPNSQKLFLTLDLDPVPPEPTQGCLLDPAGEEGTSAACVSMITGSSRSQRLVKLRKKNRTRDEMFSELMLSSHTDRAQTNAWRQIMSECRKAQNDQEERWRAEESKWQAEDRAEAQMWRQRDERRQDSMLRLLEDQTNMLQCMAELQQRQLEHRLPLQPLCNQLPSSPSSIASTPRRPRTRETTVLDKLIKETI, from the exons atgcagagctcatcagcagaggtgaccatgatggagttccagaatcgcaaaagagctccagcatggaccgaacgggaggtacgggatctgatcgctgtatggggagaggaatccgtgctatcagaactccgttccagttttcgaaatgccaaaacctttgtcaaaatctcccagggaatgaaggacagaggccatacaagggacccgaagcagtgccgtgtgaaacttaaggagctgaggcaagcctaccagaaaaccagagaggcgaacggccgctccgggtcagagccccaaacatgccgcttctatgatgagctgcgtgccattttagggggttcagccaccactaccccagccatgttgtttgactccttcaatggagatggaggcaatatggaagcaggttttggggacgaagaagatgatgatgatgatgatgatgatgaggttgtagatagctcacagcaagcaagcagagaaaccggttttcccaacagccagaaactgtttctcaccctggacctggacccagtaccccccgaacccacccaaggctgcctcctggacccagcaggtgaagaagggacctccg ctgcatgtgtttcaatgatcacaggatcttctcgttcccagaggctagtgaagcttagaaaaaaaaaccgcactcgagatgaaatgttctccgaacTCATGctctcctcccacactgacagagcacagacgaatgcatggaggcaaataatgtcagagtgcaggaaagcacaaaatgaccaggaggagaggtggcgggctgaagagagtaagtggcaggctgaagacagggctgaagctcaaatgtggcggcagcgtgatgagaggaggcaggattcaatgctgaggctgctggaggaccaaaccaatatgctccagtgtatggctgagctgcagcaaaggcagctggagcacagactgccactacagcccctgtgtaaccaactgccctcctccccaagttccatagcctccacacccagacgcccaagaacgcg